TGTCCGGGGTCATCTGGAGAATTGGCCCGGCCGCTAGCAACGGCCGCCGCAGAGAACCGATTGATTATGTCGCTTTTATCGTTCATGGTTTATGGCTGATCATCTTCGCCGGAAAAACTCTGGATAAAAAGCTCCACCGCCAACGGGTCAAACTGGTTCCCGGAATTCTCCTTGAGCTCGGCCAGGGCCTGCCGGGAATCAAAGGTAGGCCGGTAGGTGCGCTGGGTGGTCATGGCGTCGTAGGCGTCGGCCACCGCGATGATCCTGGCAAACAACGAAATGTCCTGGCCCTTGACCCCGGCCGGATAGCCGCTGCCGTCGTAGCGTTCGTGGTGCTGGCCGATGGCCGGCAATACCTTTTTCAGCTGGGCCACATGGGTCAAAATTGAAACGCCGATCTCGGGATGCTGTTTCACCAGCCGCCACTGCTCTTCGGTCAGGTGGCTTTTGACGTTATTCAGAATGGAATCGGGCAGGCCGATCTTTCCCAGGTCGTGCAGCAGGGCGGCCAGCTCCAGCATTTTCTGATCCTGGCTGCTCATTCCCATTTCCTTAGCCATCCGGGCGGAATAGCGGCGCACCCGCTCGGAGTGGCCCCGGGTGCGGGGGTCCTTGGCGTCGATAGCCTCCACCATGCTTTTGATGGTGGAGAAGAACAGCGTTTCCAGCCCCTCGTAAAGCCGTCCGCTCTCCAGCAGCAGGGCGGCGTAGGAGGCAAGGGTCGCCAGCATCTTGACGTCCCCGGAGCGGTATATCCCTTCGGTCCTGGGCCCCAGTGCCAGGGCCCCGATGGGATGATTTTCATTGACGGCCAGCGGCAGGGCTATATGTTTTTTTTCGTCCACCTCCGGCTTGTTCCGCTCCGCGGCCCGGCGGGCCAGGGCGCCGACGGCCTCGCGGTCCATCTCTCCTTCCCGGCGATTGATGAAGCGGCAGCCTCCCTCCAGCAGCATCAAACAGCCGCAGCTGGCCGAGACCGCGGTGGCGGCCGTGTCCAGGATGGCCGCTGCCCGGGACTGATTGTCTCCGGCCATCCCCAGCTTGTCGCTCATCTCAAAAAGGGTGGCCAGCTGCTCGTAGCGCTCGGTTATCTCCTGGGTCAGCGAGAACGACTCCTGCTCCTGGGCGCTGATTTCCCTGGCCAGTTTTTTTGCGATGTCCAAAGCCGGACGGATCCGGTTTTTCGGGCCTTTAAGCAGAAGTTTTCGCCGGAACTCCGGCAGCGGCAGGACTTCTCCCTGATCATCTCGGCCCAGGGATGGGTTCTGTTCCAACGGAAAAAATTCCGCCCTGCATCCCAGGTTCTCGGCGGCTATTTTGATCATGGCCTCTAAATGCTCCGGAGGCAGAACGATTATGCCGTTTTTATGAGTCATTAACCTTTAACTATACCAAATATTTATTAAAAGTCAATGATTTTTTATGCGGTTAGCTCATTTTTCAAACCCGGCTTCCGGCTTTGGTATTTTGGGTTTGTTTATAGCCATTGATTTTTTTACCCCAGCGGCAATTCCTTCCGATTATTGCCCTATTATTGATGGCCCGATTTGAAAGAATTCCGGCCGGGCCGGAGGCCGTCGGATGTTTGGGCCTGTTTTTTTTTAGGGAATCCTTTATGCGCCTATCCTTCCTTTTCCGAATCCGCCGATGACATGGATACTTCGCCCCGCTGCCAATCAAACTCTGAAGGTCCTTGTTTTGAAAGGCTTTCTGAAGAGCGCCTGGCCGGATGCCCGAAGGTTTTGCTCCCCAGCCGTTGATTGGTTAAATAAATTGTTTGATTTATTGTTTGATTTATTGTTTGATTATCCTTGACTTTAAAAGCCTGCTTTTGTTAAACTAATTAATTGTTTATATTGTCAGAAGCATTTTATATATGGCAACCCAATATAATGATTAGGTTGGTTTTGTCTGATTGCACCGATAAAAAATTAGTGTAGTCAAGGTTTTAATCTGTTTAATGTCGTTTGCGATCTCATTAATAACTTTTAATTCTCGTGGCCAAAATAGACGAACTGTTAAGAATGCTGGTCGCCCAGCAGGGCTCGGACCTGCA
This DNA window, taken from candidate division TA06 bacterium, encodes the following:
- a CDS encoding HD domain-containing protein; this translates as MTHKNGIIVLPPEHLEAMIKIAAENLGCRAEFFPLEQNPSLGRDDQGEVLPLPEFRRKLLLKGPKNRIRPALDIAKKLAREISAQEQESFSLTQEITERYEQLATLFEMSDKLGMAGDNQSRAAAILDTAATAVSASCGCLMLLEGGCRFINRREGEMDREAVGALARRAAERNKPEVDEKKHIALPLAVNENHPIGALALGPRTEGIYRSGDVKMLATLASYAALLLESGRLYEGLETLFFSTIKSMVEAIDAKDPRTRGHSERVRRYSARMAKEMGMSSQDQKMLELAALLHDLGKIGLPDSILNNVKSHLTEEQWRLVKQHPEIGVSILTHVAQLKKVLPAIGQHHERYDGSGYPAGVKGQDISLFARIIAVADAYDAMTTQRTYRPTFDSRQALAELKENSGNQFDPLAVELFIQSFSGEDDQP